The Shewanella mangrovisoli genome has a window encoding:
- a CDS encoding anthranilate synthase component II, whose translation MLLMIDNYDSFTFNLVQYFQQLGQDIVIKRNDEISLAEIEALAPSHLVISPGPCSPNEAGISLAAIEHFADRLPILGVCLGHQAMAQVFGAKVVRAQRVMHGKVSAITHTGERLFKGLNQPLTVTRYHSLLVDAIPEGFVLDAWFDDPTHGREIMAMSHQLLPLFGVQFHPESILTEQGHELLANFLSQSALA comes from the coding sequence ATGTTGCTAATGATCGACAATTACGACTCTTTCACCTTTAACTTAGTGCAGTATTTTCAGCAGTTAGGGCAAGATATCGTGATTAAACGCAATGATGAAATCAGCTTAGCGGAAATCGAGGCGCTGGCACCGAGCCATTTAGTCATATCTCCTGGCCCCTGTTCGCCCAATGAGGCGGGGATTTCCCTCGCGGCGATTGAGCATTTTGCCGATCGTTTACCTATCCTCGGTGTGTGTTTAGGGCATCAAGCCATGGCGCAGGTGTTTGGTGCCAAGGTTGTGCGAGCGCAGCGGGTGATGCATGGTAAAGTCAGTGCGATTACTCATACAGGCGAGCGCCTATTTAAAGGGTTAAATCAGCCATTAACTGTAACCCGCTACCATTCACTGCTGGTCGATGCTATCCCTGAGGGATTTGTGCTGGACGCTTGGTTTGACGACCCAACCCATGGTCGCGAAATCATGGCCATGAGCCATCAGCTGCTGCCACTCTTTGGCGTGCAATTTCACCCCGAGTCGATTTTGACCGAGCAAGGCCATGAATTATTGGCAAATTTCTTGTCGCAATCGGCTCTAGCTTAA
- a CDS encoding ClpXP protease specificity-enhancing factor, whose translation MKALTPNRPYLLRAYYDWLMDNQLTPHVVVDAFVKGTQVPQQYVKDGQIVLNIAASAVGNLQIGNEFVEFNARFGGVPQQVLLPMASIVAIYARENGAGTVFDIEDAYLVEEEAESTLSVIETNEKPTEPTDEPPKRRSHLTLVK comes from the coding sequence ATGAAAGCGTTGACTCCAAATCGTCCTTATTTACTCAGGGCTTACTACGATTGGTTGATGGACAACCAATTAACGCCTCACGTTGTCGTGGATGCCTTTGTGAAAGGCACCCAAGTACCACAGCAGTACGTGAAGGATGGCCAGATCGTATTAAATATCGCGGCCAGCGCGGTGGGCAATTTGCAAATTGGTAATGAATTTGTGGAGTTCAATGCGCGTTTTGGTGGTGTACCTCAACAGGTATTATTGCCAATGGCCTCTATTGTGGCCATTTACGCCCGTGAAAATGGCGCAGGGACTGTCTTCGATATTGAAGATGCGTACTTAGTCGAAGAGGAAGCCGAATCGACTTTGTCTGTTATTGAGACAAACGAGAAGCCAACCGAGCCTACGGATGAGCCGCCTAAGCGTCGCAGTCATTTAACCTTAGTTAAATAG
- the sspA gene encoding stringent starvation protein SspA: MAVAANKRSVMTLFSGADDLYSHQVRIVLAEKGVTVDVLQVDPNEMPEDLLEVNPYNSVPTLLDRELVLYESRIIMEYLDERFPHPPLMPVYPVSRGQSRLMMHRIDTDWYSLVDRIRKGDRAEAARKELTESLLSIAPVFGEMPYFMSEEFGLADCYLGPLLWRLPVLGIELDSRVAKDIKAYMTRIFERESFKASLTEAEREMRMGM, translated from the coding sequence ATGGCTGTTGCTGCCAACAAACGCTCTGTCATGACACTGTTTTCAGGTGCTGATGATCTGTATAGCCATCAAGTGCGTATCGTGTTAGCTGAGAAAGGGGTTACTGTTGATGTTTTACAGGTCGACCCAAACGAAATGCCTGAAGATTTACTTGAAGTAAATCCTTATAACTCAGTGCCAACCTTATTAGATCGTGAACTCGTTCTGTATGAATCACGTATCATCATGGAATACTTGGATGAGCGTTTCCCTCATCCGCCGTTGATGCCAGTTTACCCAGTATCTCGCGGCCAAAGCCGTTTGATGATGCACCGCATCGATACTGACTGGTACTCACTCGTAGACCGTATTCGCAAAGGCGACCGCGCCGAAGCGGCCCGTAAAGAACTGACTGAAAGTTTACTTTCAATCGCGCCAGTATTTGGTGAAATGCCTTACTTTATGAGCGAAGAATTCGGTTTAGCGGATTGCTACCTCGGCCCATTATTATGGCGTTTACCTGTATTAGGTATCGAGTTAGACAGCCGCGTAGCGAAAGACATCAAAGCCTACATGACACGTATTTTCGAGCGTGAATCATTTAAAGCTTCGTTGACTGAAGCTGAACGCGAAATGCGCATGGGAATGTAA
- a CDS encoding HDOD domain-containing protein, giving the protein MAISVAGGVRPGKIIEIEHRLYQQLILGKQKAGPTLLDDLDRELEADANKLDVEREAILSRLLKQIQAREVFEAISKQLIETVNNAIEHQLASPELVLAKSDINESQILLLELLLAKNLDATRLKPLISNLSWLCRDLTNMVNSPAFRARRPQSSDVRVTDIKLVMNYIGIENLRTIIPYFCLRNWLPSGNAKLLWTTRKLWRYSIVSGIAANALAQLHNTDSALVYSGALLNQLGTSVVLSLSARLFDKTWGNWIREASSSRDKEVYDAVIATEFPAKAVFEQVLAHGHKLNWQLLELLKFEHSPLTLLLKELDQTLTYRELSMPAALVARANCYAKVLLLEEMRQIEPQERRLMFDYYELSEQEVLRLKAQNYRKLDLL; this is encoded by the coding sequence GTGGCGATATCGGTAGCGGGCGGCGTTAGACCCGGCAAAATTATAGAGATAGAACATAGGCTCTATCAGCAACTGATCCTCGGTAAGCAAAAGGCCGGCCCAACCTTATTGGATGATTTAGACCGAGAGCTTGAGGCCGATGCCAATAAACTCGATGTCGAGCGAGAGGCGATTCTGTCGCGGCTACTCAAACAAATTCAGGCCCGTGAAGTCTTTGAGGCCATTTCCAAGCAACTCATCGAAACGGTCAATAATGCCATTGAGCATCAACTGGCATCCCCAGAGTTAGTGCTGGCAAAGTCGGATATTAACGAGTCACAGATCCTGTTACTCGAGCTGTTGCTGGCAAAAAACCTCGATGCGACCCGGTTAAAACCTTTAATCAGTAATTTAAGCTGGTTATGCCGCGATTTAACCAATATGGTCAATAGTCCGGCATTTCGGGCGCGCCGCCCGCAGAGTTCCGATGTGCGCGTCACTGATATCAAATTAGTGATGAATTACATTGGCATCGAAAACCTGCGTACTATTATTCCTTACTTTTGCCTACGTAATTGGCTACCAAGTGGCAACGCTAAGTTACTCTGGACCACCCGTAAGTTGTGGCGCTACAGCATCGTTAGCGGAATAGCTGCGAATGCGTTAGCGCAGCTTCATAATACTGACTCAGCCCTAGTTTATAGTGGCGCATTATTGAATCAGTTAGGCACCTCGGTTGTGCTGAGTCTCAGTGCACGTTTATTCGATAAAACTTGGGGCAATTGGATCCGCGAGGCTAGCTCGAGTCGCGATAAAGAAGTGTATGATGCGGTGATTGCCACTGAGTTTCCGGCTAAGGCGGTATTTGAGCAAGTGCTGGCTCACGGGCACAAACTCAATTGGCAGCTATTAGAGTTACTGAAATTTGAGCATAGCCCCTTAACCCTGTTGTTAAAGGAACTAGACCAAACCTTAACTTACCGCGAACTCTCGATGCCGGCCGCATTAGTGGCACGGGCGAATTGTTATGCTAAGGTGCTGTTACTTGAAGAGATGCGCCAAATCGAACCTCAGGAGAGACGTCTGATGTTCGATTATTACGAGTTGAGCGAACAGGAAGTACTGCGCCTAAAAGCACAGAATTATCGGAAGTTGGATCTGCTGTGA
- a CDS encoding alpha/beta hydrolase, with the protein MPSWQASVLNTILSYVARPSISRGKAKLPLNQVRQRLLELDKRWLPWPEKLVTASIPLQHSTLLHYVLLNDTPRLGNLFYIRGGGFCFKTPHAHARLVADISERCRLDAFIPDYRLAPEHPYPAPCDDVLEAYLHLIELKGSDNLVLMGDSAGGNLALSLLLELKKRHLPMPKACVLLSPALDLAITGDTELILGADDPFFTIESLLRLRGAYLAGANPMSERVSPLQGNLADLPPLLVIAGTRELLLQDSERLVMQIKACGGAVESRFYHNMPHVFPLFHLLPEALEAREQIANFVLSQLIR; encoded by the coding sequence ATGCCAAGCTGGCAAGCATCTGTATTAAATACTATTTTATCCTATGTGGCGCGTCCCTCTATCAGCCGTGGTAAGGCCAAACTCCCCCTAAATCAAGTGCGGCAACGCTTATTAGAGCTGGATAAGCGCTGGCTGCCGTGGCCCGAAAAACTCGTTACCGCCTCGATTCCCTTACAACATTCCACCCTGTTGCATTATGTGCTGCTCAATGACACGCCGCGTTTGGGTAATCTGTTTTACATTCGTGGCGGCGGATTTTGTTTTAAAACTCCCCATGCCCACGCAAGACTGGTGGCCGATATCAGTGAGCGTTGTCGCCTCGATGCGTTTATCCCGGATTATCGCTTAGCGCCGGAGCATCCGTATCCCGCGCCCTGTGACGATGTGCTTGAGGCTTATCTGCACTTAATTGAGTTGAAAGGCAGCGATAATCTGGTGCTAATGGGTGATTCTGCCGGCGGCAATTTAGCCTTAAGTCTGTTGCTCGAACTGAAAAAGCGCCATCTGCCCATGCCTAAAGCCTGTGTGTTGTTGTCACCCGCACTCGATTTAGCGATTACCGGCGATACCGAGCTGATTTTAGGCGCGGATGACCCGTTCTTTACCATTGAGTCGCTTTTGCGGCTGCGCGGCGCGTATCTTGCTGGGGCGAATCCCATGTCTGAACGGGTGTCACCTTTACAGGGGAACTTGGCTGACTTGCCGCCACTCTTAGTGATTGCCGGTACGCGCGAGTTGCTTTTACAGGACTCAGAACGACTGGTTATGCAAATTAAGGCCTGTGGTGGCGCGGTCGAATCGCGTTTTTATCACAACATGCCCCATGTTTTTCCTTTGTTCCATCTGTTGCCAGAAGCGCTTGAGGCGAGGGAACAAATTGCAAATTTTGTGCTTTCACAGCTGATTCGTTAA
- a CDS encoding S9 family peptidase — translation MNCVMRNLGLSALAVAVLTSCAATSTETATPATTPQAYQVPLAQPPQVSQPLTLNQIMANPDWMGIFAKEAYWSDDSQSVFFARQPSASPLRNYYQQGINDSRAVELAIDKLHAADQQFGVLDNAKANKAYLYQGNIFVKHLSSGKITQLTRQRTAISGLRYLNNGDIAYWQGDNVFQIHQDSGLVEQLAEIKMVKAPEGVKEPSSYLAKQQHRLIQYVALQQENAKAKEQFKNELQKSDPTLAANTWYLGDAEVVSELSLSPDGRYLFVALTDKNYTGSSEHDIMPNYLGSEGYIDPVPVRARVAEDTPSGQRFVVLDLNEHKQIDVTIEGLTGFDEDVLAKVKSENAKAKGESYQSTKAPRKIQLMQDWGWTQSAIQWHESEDKLAVMVEATDNKDRWIASVDLAKGKFITEHRLHDDAWVNYDYNQFGWLPGTDTLYYLSEETGYSQLYIKARGEKPRALTQGKFVVSDITLSPDANYIYYKANQSHPGIYNVHRVNIASGKNEQLTQWDGNLDYSLSPDGTKLLLNASRRTEPNELYVQPIGGELKQLTSYTSDAFKQYPWQAPEVVAVPSNHGAGQVYARVYLPQGYDKSRAEKYPAVIFNHGAGYLQNADYGFSGYFREFMFHNLLTQQGYVVMDMDYRGSKGYGRDWRTAIYRNMGHPEVEDLKDGVTWMGQNANVDIKRVGTYGGSYGGFLTFMSLFTEPELFQAGAALRPVADWAHYNAPYTSNILNTPDVDPIAYERSSPIEHAQGLTKPLLIMSGVMDDNVFFQDSVRMVQHLIELEKPMFETAIYPVEPHGFRQPSSWLDEYRRIYKLFEQELK, via the coding sequence ATGAACTGCGTAATGCGAAATTTGGGTTTAAGTGCGTTAGCCGTTGCGGTATTGACGAGTTGCGCCGCCACCTCAACTGAAACGGCGACTCCCGCGACCACACCACAGGCTTATCAAGTCCCTTTAGCTCAGCCTCCCCAAGTTTCACAACCTCTTACGCTGAATCAAATTATGGCGAACCCCGATTGGATGGGGATTTTCGCTAAGGAAGCCTACTGGAGTGATGACAGCCAGAGCGTTTTCTTTGCCCGCCAACCTAGCGCATCGCCGCTACGGAATTATTATCAGCAGGGCATTAATGACAGCCGCGCCGTTGAACTGGCCATCGATAAACTACACGCGGCGGACCAACAATTTGGTGTGTTAGACAATGCTAAGGCCAACAAGGCGTATCTCTATCAAGGCAATATTTTTGTTAAGCATTTAAGCTCTGGCAAAATCACCCAGCTTACCCGTCAGCGCACTGCCATCAGTGGCCTGCGTTACCTTAATAATGGCGATATCGCCTATTGGCAAGGGGATAATGTTTTTCAAATCCATCAAGACAGTGGATTAGTGGAACAGTTGGCTGAAATCAAAATGGTGAAAGCGCCGGAGGGTGTGAAAGAGCCGAGCAGCTACTTGGCCAAACAGCAGCACAGACTCATTCAATATGTGGCGTTGCAGCAAGAAAATGCCAAAGCCAAAGAACAGTTTAAGAACGAACTGCAAAAGAGCGATCCGACCCTCGCCGCTAACACTTGGTATCTCGGTGATGCTGAGGTGGTGTCTGAGCTGAGTTTGTCACCAGACGGTCGCTATCTGTTTGTGGCCTTAACCGATAAAAACTACACCGGCAGCAGTGAACACGACATCATGCCAAACTACCTCGGTAGCGAAGGCTATATCGACCCTGTGCCAGTCCGCGCCCGTGTTGCAGAAGATACGCCATCGGGGCAACGCTTTGTGGTACTTGATCTAAATGAGCATAAACAGATTGATGTGACTATCGAAGGCCTAACAGGTTTCGATGAGGACGTTTTAGCTAAGGTGAAGAGTGAAAACGCCAAGGCAAAAGGTGAGTCGTATCAAAGTACTAAGGCACCTCGTAAAATCCAGCTGATGCAGGATTGGGGCTGGACTCAAAGTGCGATTCAATGGCATGAGTCTGAGGACAAGCTGGCGGTGATGGTCGAAGCGACCGATAACAAAGATCGCTGGATTGCCAGTGTCGATCTGGCAAAGGGCAAGTTTATCACCGAGCACCGCCTCCATGATGATGCTTGGGTGAACTACGACTATAACCAATTTGGTTGGTTACCTGGAACAGACACACTTTACTATCTCTCTGAAGAAACAGGCTATTCCCAGCTTTATATCAAGGCCCGTGGCGAAAAGCCCCGCGCCTTGACTCAAGGTAAGTTTGTGGTGAGCGATATTACTCTATCGCCCGATGCAAACTACATCTACTACAAGGCTAACCAAAGCCACCCTGGCATTTACAATGTTCATCGTGTGAATATCGCTTCGGGCAAAAATGAGCAATTAACCCAGTGGGACGGTAACTTAGATTACAGCTTAAGCCCCGATGGCACTAAGTTGCTGCTGAATGCGTCTCGCCGTACAGAGCCGAATGAGCTGTATGTTCAGCCGATTGGCGGTGAGTTAAAACAGCTCACGTCATACACCAGCGATGCCTTTAAGCAATATCCATGGCAAGCGCCTGAAGTGGTTGCAGTTCCTTCAAACCATGGCGCTGGCCAAGTATATGCGCGGGTTTATTTGCCGCAGGGTTATGACAAATCACGCGCTGAGAAATACCCCGCCGTTATCTTTAACCATGGTGCGGGCTACTTACAGAATGCCGATTATGGTTTCAGTGGTTACTTCCGTGAGTTTATGTTCCACAACCTACTGACCCAGCAGGGTTATGTGGTGATGGACATGGATTACCGTGGTTCTAAAGGCTATGGTCGCGACTGGCGTACGGCGATTTATCGCAACATGGGTCACCCTGAGGTCGAAGACTTAAAAGACGGCGTGACTTGGATGGGCCAAAATGCCAACGTGGATATTAAGCGTGTCGGTACCTATGGTGGTTCTTACGGCGGCTTCTTAACCTTTATGTCCTTGTTTACTGAGCCTGAGTTATTCCAAGCAGGCGCTGCATTGCGCCCTGTGGCGGATTGGGCGCATTACAACGCGCCATACACCTCCAACATCTTAAACACACCGGATGTTGACCCTATCGCCTACGAGCGTAGCTCGCCCATCGAGCACGCCCAAGGTCTGACTAAGCCATTACTGATCATGAGTGGCGTGATGGATGACAACGTGTTCTTCCAAGATAGCGTGCGTATGGTGCAGCACCTTATCGAGCTGGAAAAGCCTATGTTCGAAACCGCGATTTATCCGGTCGAGCCCCACGGCTTCCGTCAGCCATCGAGCTGGTTGGACGAATATCGCCGTATTTATAAGCTGTTTGAACAAGAGCTTAAGTAA